TAAATTTACTGATAAAGCCTGGGAAGCAATTGTTAAATCTCAGGATATAGTCCGTGCTTATCAACAACAGCAACTAGATGTTGAACATTTAATTATTGCCCTGTTAGAAGAACCCACTAGTCTAGCAATACGTATCCTGGCTCGATCTGAGGTCGATCCAATCCGCTTTCAACAGCAGCTAGAAGCCTTTATCCAACGTCAGCCCAAAGTTGGTAAAAGCGATCAGCTTTATCTTAGCCGTAGTTTAGATGTTTTACTAGATAAAGCTGAGGAAGCTAGAGTCAGGATGAAAGACTCCTACATTTCCGTAGAACATATACTTTTGGCTTTTGCTGAAGACGATCGCATTGGACGAAAGATCCTCAAAAGCTTTAGTGCGGACGCAGCTAAACTAGAAGCTACTATCAAAGCCGTTCGCGGTAGCCAAAAAGTAACAGATCAAAGCCCAGAATCGCGCTATGAAGCTTTACAAAAATTTGGCAGAGATTTGACAGAACAGGCAAAAGCTGGAAAACTCGACCCGGTAATTGGGCGAGATGACGAAATTCGGCGGGTAATTCAAGTATTGTCTCGTCGGAGCAAAAATAACCCCGTCTTGATTGGTGAACCTGGGGTAGGTAAAACTGCGATCGCAGAAGCTTTGGCACAACGGATGGTAAACGGTGACGTTCCCGAATCTCTGAAAAACCGCCAACTGATCTCTTTAGACATCGGTAGTTTAATTGCTGGGGCAAAATTGCGAGGAGAATTTGAAGAACGTTTGAAAGCTGTCCTCAAAGAAGTTATGGACTCTAACGGGCAAATTGTCCTGTTTATCGACGAACTACATACCGTAGTCGGTACGGGTTCCAGCCAACAAGGGGCAATGGATGCCGGAAATTTGCTCAAACCAATGCTGGCGCGGGGAGAACTGCGTTGTATTGGTGCAACTACCCTCGACGAGTTCCGCAAACACATTGAGAAAGACGCTGCCCTAGAACGCCGCTTTCAGCAAGTATTTGTCGATCAGCCAAGTGTGGAAAATACTATTTCCATTCTGCGGGGGTTGAAAGAACGCTATGAAGTGCATCACAACGTCAAAATTTCTGATTCGGCTTTGGTAGCAGCAGCAACCCTGTCAGCACGTTATATTAGCGATCGCTTCTTACCAGATAAAGCAATAGATTTGGTGGATGAAGCCGCAGCACAGTTGAAAATGGAGATTACCTCCAAACCAGCAGAATTGGAAACCATCGATCGCCGCCTCATGCAGTTAGAAATGGAAAAGCTGTCATTAGCTGGCGAAGAAAAGGGTACTCCCCAAACAAAAGAGCGTTTGGAGCGCATTGAGCAAGAAATCGCCAATTTAACTGAAAAACAGCAAATATTTAATGAGCAATGGCAAGGTGAAAAGCAGATATTGGAGGCGATAAGCGCCTTAAAGAAAGAAGAAGATGCGCTGCGAGTGCAAATTGAACAGGCGGAACGCGCTTATGACCTAAATAAAGCTGCCCAACTGAAATATGGCAAATTGGAAGGAGTACAGCACGAGCGCGAAGCTAAAGAAGCCAGCCTTTTAGAAATTCAAAACCAAGGTTCCACGTTGCTGCGAGAACAAGTCACTGAAGCTGATATTGCGGAAATCGTCGCCAAATGGACAGGAATTCCCGTTAATCGCCTGTTGGAATCGGAACGGCAAAAATTACTGCAACTAGAAAGTCATTTGCATCAACGAGTCATTGGGCAAGAAGAGGCTGTAGAAGCGGTAGCAGCAGCCATTCGCCGCGCCCGTGCGGGGATGAAAGACCCCTCCCGTCCCATTGGTTCATTTTTGTTCATGGGCCCCACAGGTGTGGGCAAAACCGAACTCGCCCGTGCTTTAGCTCAGTTTCTCTTTGATTCTGATGATGCCTTGGTGCGCTTAGATATGTCTGAGTATATGGAAAAACACTCAGTTTCTCGGTTAGTGGGAGCGCCTCCAGGATACGTAGGCTATGAAGAAGGCGGTCAACTTTCCGAGGCGGTTCGCCGCCGTCCCTACTCAGTGGTGCTGCTGGATGAAGTGGAAAAAGCGCACCCCGATGTGTTCAATATTTTGTTGCAGGTGTTAGATGATGGGAGAATTACTGACTCTCAGGGGAGAACGGTAGATTTTCGTAACAGCGTTATTGTAATGACCAGTAACATAGGTAGCGAACACATTTTAGATGTGTCTGGTGATTCTCAGTATGAAACGATGCGGAAGCGGGTAATGGAAGGTTTGCGATCGCATTTCCGCCCAGAATTTCTCAACCGCGTTGATGATATTATTCTCTTCCATACCCTAAATCGCACGGAAATGCGGCAAATCATCCGTATTCAACTCAAGCGAGTAGAAAATCTCCTACGAGAGCAAAAAATCTTCTTTGAGATATCCCAAGCAGCCTGCGATCACCTTGTCGAATCAGGCTATGACCCAGTTTATGGTGCGCGTCCACTCAAACGCGCAATTCAGCGAGAAGTAGAAAACCCCCTCGCCACCAAGTTATTGGAAAATACTTTTATCTCTGGAGACACGATTCTCATTGACAAAAATGAAAATGGTCTGTCTTTTAGTAAAAAAGTGCTGGTGAAGGTGTCAGTACCACAGATTGCTACATAGTCACAGAAGGCGATCGCTACATGAGTTTATATTTAGTAATCTATGTGCGATCGCTTTTAGTTTAAGCTGCTTAAAACTGAGGCTTAACATACAAATCCCATAATTCTTTTAAGCGCTTTGCATCTGATTCAGAAACTTGCCCGATCTTAGCTAGCAACAAAGATTGTTCTAGACAATCCAATCGAGATAGACGCACAGTTGAAGCAACACGCAAACCACTTGCAACCCAATCATTCAAAGATACATCAGTTTGTGTACGGGGTTTAGCAGATGTGACTACTGCGGCTACTAGATCATTTCCATCTAACCACAACACAAGTATTGGACGTTTTTTAGAACCTTCACCGCTAGTAAATGGAATATCTGCTACCCAAAATTCACCGGCTTGGATAGTCGTCATAAAGTCCTTCGTCTTGTGGTGCGTAGCCGTTCAAAAAAGCATTATGGCTGCGGGTGCTTTCGGTTTCTTTTGCTTTTTGTTGGATGGTAATTACCCAGTGCCCTGTAGTTATATTTTCCAGTATTGATTCTGGGAGATTCAATTTTTCCCCTGGTTTTAGTTCAATTTCATAAGTTAGAGTAGTCAATTCATTTTGCATAACTGCTAGTTACAATTTTCATAATATTTAGTGTAATTCAATTTAGGGGCGATCACTTTTAGTTTCAGCTAGTTTTTCAGTGGAAGTAAGAAAGCGATCGCTATATTTAAAATTAGCTAAAATCATCTGAACAATAAACTCTAATATCAAGGTCGTTTCATCAGCCCCTAAATTCAATTATTCTCAAGAAACTTATCGCAATTTGAACTAATTTTTGAAATCCCAATTTTTGCAACAAACTAGTGATAATTTGTTTATTTTGAATATTAAATATATTTTTCACAAAATCTGGATTGATTTCAATAGCCTTGTTAATACTTTTATTTCCTTCTTTCCAGCGACCTAATTTAATTAATGCAGCCCCCTTATAATACCAAGCATAGTGGTAATCAGGTTTAATTTTTAGTGCTTGGTCGTAAGATGCGATCGCCTCTTCATTGCGTCCTAAATTAGATAGTGCATGGCCCCGATTGTACCAAGCTTGGTGATAATCTGGTTTAATTTTCAGTGCTTCGTTAAAAGCGGTAAGTGCTTCTTCATCACATCCTAATTGCCCTAGTGCAAAGCCTTTACCATGCCAGGCTTCGTGTTTATCAGGTTGAATTGTTACTGTTCTAACGTAGGATGCGAGCGCTTCTTCGTACCGTTCTAATTTTCCAAGTGTATTACCTTGATTGTGCCAAGCCTCCTGATAGTCTGGTTTAATTTGTACCGCCTCATTATAGGATGCAAGCGCTTCTTCATAGCGTTCTAAATCCCATAGCGTAATTCCCCGATTGTACCAAGCTTGGGGATCATCTGGTTTAATTTGTACCGCCTCATTATAAGATGCGAGCGCTTCTTCATAGCGTCTTAGATTCCACAATTCAATTCCCTTGTTATTCAAAACTATGTAATCATCAGGTTGAAATTTCAGTGCTTGCTCAAAGGAGGCAAGTGCTTCTTCATAACGTCCTAAATTGCGTAATGCCTTACCCTGATTATTCCAAGCCTGGTAGTAATCAGGTTGAAATTTCAGTGCTTGGTTGTAAGATGTTATCGCTGCTTCGTATTCCTTAGCAGCGTCTAGTAAATTCCCCTGTTCAACTAGTAAACCTGCCTTCCGACTCTCTGGCTGATCTTTTTCTGTCAACAAGTCTTGAATTTCTATAACTTTCTCAATTTTTTGTTCAGAGCTGAGTTTCAAATATTCCTCATAGTCTCCTTCCAACAGCAGGCGAGTTGATTCTTGTTCTACCACCTCTGGCGCTGTAGGTAATTCAAATACTCCAGAACGCCAATCAAAAAAATCTGGGGCGCGATGAATAAAATAGTTTATCGAAAAAGAACGTAAAAGAAAAACAAAGCTAATTGGAAAGTCATCTCTAAAGCGTTCTCGCTGTTGGTTTAAGTGATTTAAAATATGCGGAACACTGATTAAATTGCTAAATTGTCCTTCTGTAATTTCCCCAAAACTTCTTTTTTCATACTTATATAAAGAATATTCCAGACCTTTAATCAATAAAATATCAACTTGCTTGTCTTTAACAGACTCTGCGACTGGCTGATATAAATTATCAATTGCCTCAACAAAGCGCAAAACTGCAATCTTCTTCTGCGGAATCTCCTGCGGAAGTTTGATAATTAAATTGTCTGCTTCTACAGGTGTACATTGGACGAAAAACAAACCAAATCCTGATTTTCGCCTCAGTGCGCGAAGCAAGTCTTGATAAGCTTCTTCTGGTTCTGGGGGTAAATCATCATCCCAATCGCTTAAATTTGGGTTCATGAAAGTTTCGCTACGGCTTCTTTAAATTCTGGAATTCCTTGAATCAATGGATGAATATCATACCAACGCTGCATTTCTCCATCATCATCCAAATAACGGTATTCTAAAAGACAGCGATTATACATTAAACTCCGATACAAGTCATCATTAATAATGCGCTTAGAACAAGAGACTTCCGCTAACAGACACCATTGATGATTTTCCACAGCGCGGCGATAAGTATCTCTAGCTTGAGTAATTGCTCGTCGCACCGCCTTTTCTGAAACAGGTAAGTCTTCAGAACGTCCAATGGCATCTTGAGTTAACAATAGCAAATTCCTCACATGACCTCCACTCATCAAACAAAGTCTGTCTAAGGTTTGGGGACTGTCAAAAATTTCCGTTTCTAGTGATAGTTCTGGTGCAATTTGCCGGACTCGTTTCTTAATTACTTCCTTAACTTTTTCGAGTCCTGGCTGATAAACGTTTCCCTCGAAAGTTTTTACCATAATCATCGGCAAAATTTGGGGATCGCCGTAAATATCTCTAAGGTCTGTTGCCCTGGTAGAATAGACCATTGAAATGGGGACAGTATAAATCAAATGGCAATCTAAAGCTTGGAGTTGTTCGCTACGGTCTAAAAAGACTTCTTCATAGTTGGTGCGTTCTGCGTCTTTAACTAACACCATCCGGTCTAAGTTATCGACAATTACCGCCAGTTTCTTGTAGCCATTAGGTAAGTGCTGTTTTGCATCCACCAGGAATTCATTTAAAACCTGAATTAAAGTGACAGTGTAAGGATCAATTTTTTGGCGAATCTTCTGGCGTAATTCAGGAACAGCCCTTAAATTTGCGGTCAACTTGGCGAATTGAGTTAGCTGGGCTTCTACTCCCAGACTTTCAAATTCTATGGGAGTCTGCGCCAAATCTTTCAAATCTTCCCAACGACCTTTCAACCAGTCGAGTATAGGACGAGGACTAGCAATTCCTTTTAAATCTTTGAGCAAACGGCGGGTACAGGCGAGGAGTATATCTGTATATTGGGCATCTTCAGAATCGATATCCTCTTCATCAGCCGCAAAATACACAACATAAAATTCCCGGTTTTCTAAATATTTCTTTAACCTGAGTAATTCTGTAGACTTCCCCGCACCCCGATGACCGGAATACAATTGACAAGTATTTGTATCTGCTAATCGCATCCGATTTCCCAACTCTTGTTCAATATCCGCATCTCCGCGCACATCCTGACAATCTACATATTTTGGATCGCCTGCGGGTAAGGGTTCAAAGGGGTTAAAAGCATTGTAGAGTTTTGCGAGTAAGCCAGAACTATTAACCATAGGTAAAAAATATAGCAATGTTGTTCATAATAAGGGAGATTATAGAAAGTTGAGTGTCTGGCAAAAGAAGAAATTACAGGACTTACGCATTTAAAATTTGAAGCTCTGAAATAGTTTACTCACCTGGGTTTTCGCGTCAGTTTTACCCCACCCTAACCCTCCCCGTATGTATTGGCTACGGTGTACACACAAGTTTGCCAAGGGGGAGAACCGGATATTTCCCCCCTTGCCAAGGGGGGATTAAGGGGGGTAAATCCAGGGTTTGGGCTTTATTGCCAAGATAGTGTGTACACCGTAGCTAAAAAAGGGGGGTATATTTTATGCGTAAATCCTAAATCATTAAAAAGTAAAATATATCACTAATATGTTCAATTCATCGGCTCAGTGTGCTGTTATTTTCACTAGTTTTACGGGAATCCTGTAGTTGTATACCCACCAAATTAGTCAGTCCATCAGGTTAGGTAAGCATTGTTTATGCAACTCATAACTTCGTTAGATATTAGAAATTCAGAATATTTGTCTAAAGATCGGCTTATTAGTTATCACCATCAATTGCGTCTAATTTTTTCGCTGGGTAATCAAGTAAAAAACGTTCTGGAAATTGGGATTTTTAATTCTCTGTTAACAGACATCTTGAAGAACAATGGATACAACGTCACTACTGCTGATGTCGATCCCAACCTCAAGCCAGAAATGATTTTGGATTTAACTACAGATTTTTCGTTGCCAAAAGATAAATTTGATGCCATTGTCCTGTTTCAAGTGCTGGAACACTTTCCTTATGAACAGTCAGAAGAAGCGCTGAAAAAACTGGCGGAAGCAACAAAGAAATTTTTGGTAATTTCTATTCCTTATTGCACTCAATACTTGTCCTTTCAGATCAAAAGCTCTTTCTCAGGTAGACCAAGGTATTTATTACTCAGTGTGCCAAAATTCTGGAGTACAAAGCCAGTATGTGACGAGCATTACTGGGAAATGGGTTTGAAAGGATATCCCAAAAAGCGGATTTTAAACTCTGTTGCCAACGCTGGGCTAACTGTCAAGCAAGAATTTATCGATCCTAGTTACCCGTATCACTATTTTTTGGTGTTAGAAAAAACCAACAATATTTAGACGGCAGTCTGTGAGGAGAGACGCGATTAATCGCGTCTGTACTAGGAAGTAGGGAAATCCGAATCAGAAATGGGGGCAAACAATGCTCAAAAAAAGTGCGATCGCCTAAGCTATGCTTTTAAAATCCTAATTGGTATCATGTCCTTCTGTATTCTCCGGGTTTATCCTGGAAAGCAGAGGGTTAGGTTGTATTAGCCACTATCATCATTTCAGATACTAACATCGGAAATTACCAATTATGCTAGAACAAGGCACTATCAGTATTCATACTGAGAATATTTTCCCGATCATTAAGAAGTCTCTTTACTCAGATCACCAAATCTTTTTGCGGGAACTGGTATCCAATGCTGTAGACGCTATCCAAAAGCTGAAAATGGTATCCCGCGCCGGAGATTACGCTGGAGACATCGGCGAACCGGAAATTGAAATTGCCATTGACAAAGATAAGAAAACTCTCTCCATATCCGATAACGGTATCGGGATGACCGCAGATGAAGTTAAGAAATATATCAATCAGGTTGCCTTCTCTAGTGCTGAAGAATTTATTCATAAATACGAAGGCAAATCAGATCAACCCATAATTGGCCACTTCGGTCTTGGTTTCTACTCTTCCTTCATGGTGGCGCAAAAGGTAGAAATTGATACCCTCTCCTACCAAGAAGGGGCGCAGGCGGTTCACTGGACTTGCGATGGTTCCCCAGCTTTTACCTTAGAAGATTCGTCCCGCACAACTCGCGGCACTACTATTACCCTCAGTCTGCAAGGCGAAGAGGAGGAATTTCTAGAATCTGCACGGATTAAGAATCTTGTCAAGACCTACTGCGATTTCTTGCCAGTACCAATAAAACTAGAGGGTGAAGTATTAAATAAGCAAAAAGCACCGTGGCGAGAGTCTCCAAGTAATCTGACTCAAGAAGATTATTTAGAGTTTTACCGTTACCTGTATCCTTTTCAGGAAGAACCTTTGTTGTGGGTACATTTAAATACTGACTATCCTTTTATCATCAACGGGATTCTGTATTTTCCCAAAATGAGGCCGGATGTAGATGTTACCAAAGGGCAAATCAAGCTATTTTGTAATCAAGTTTTTGTCAGCGACAACTGCGAAGAAATTATCCCGCAATTTCTGATGCCGATGCGGGGTGTGATTGATAGCACCGATATTCCGCTAAACGTATCGCGGAGTGCCTTGCAAGGCGATCGCACCGTGAAGCGAATTGGTGACTACATTGCTAAAAAAGTAGGCGATCGCCTCAAAGAACTTTTCCGCGATAATCGCGAACAATACATCAGTGCTTGGAAAGATCTCGGAACCTTTGTAAAATTCGGCGTTCTCAACGACGATAAATTCAAAAAACAAATTGAAGACATCATCGTCTTCCGCACCACCGCCAAGCTGACAGAAAAAGTTGCTGCTGAAACTCCAGTGGTTGAAGTCCAGTCTTCAGACGGCGATGCTTGGCAAGATGTGACTCCTTCACCCAGTGCTGAGAACTCAACCCCCAGCGCTCCCTATACTACGCTGAAAGAATATCTAGAACGCAACAAAGAACGCAACGAAAACCGGGTTTTCTACAGTACTGATGAAGCAACCCAATCTACATACATAGAACTGCACAAAAATCAAGGATTGGAAGTCCTATTTATGGACTCCTTCATTGATACTCACTTTATCAACTTCCTAGAGCGGGAATATCAGGATGTCAAGTTTACGCGGGTAGACTCAGATTTAGACAATACTCTGCTGGAACAAGATAAAGATAAGGAAATTGTCGATCCTAAGACGAACAAAACCCGCAGTGAGACGATTAAAGAGTTATTTGAGAAATCTCTCAACAAACCCAAACTCAACATCCGTACCGAAGCGTTGAAGTCAGACGATCCTCAAGGTACACCACCTGCGATGGTGCTTTTACCAGAGATTCTTCGCCGCCTGCGAGAAATGAATGCCATGATGCAGCAGGGAACAGCAGAGTTTCCTGAAGATCACATTTTGCTCGTGAATACTGCTCACCCGCTTATTCAAAATCTGGCAAATCTGAACCAAGGTACTATTATTCAAGGTGACGGTCAATCATCTACAGATCAGTTAGTGAACTTAATTTGTCAACACGTTTATGATTTAGCGCTGATGTCTCAAAAAGGATTTGACGCTGAAGGAATGAAATCTTTCGTCGAGCGATCGAATGAGGTACTCACCAAACTGACTGAACAAGCTAGTAAATAGTTGGGAATGGGGAATTGGGTATGAAGAAGAGACAAGGGAGATAAGGAAGAGGGGGGAGACTTGTTCAATAATTCCCCCTTGTTCCCCTTGTCCCCCTGCTTCTTGTCCCCCTGCTCCCCTTCCCCTCATCTCCCCCACTCCCTTTTCCAGTTCTGCTGTCTAAGACATAGAATGGAAAGGCTGTATTAAAATAACAATCTGGAGATACTTGCTATGTCTCGTCGCTGTGAACTAACTGGTAAGAAGGCAAATAACGCCTTTGCTGTTTCTCACTCCCACCGTCGTACAAAACGCCTTCAGCACGCCAATCTGCAAAGCAAGCGTGTTTGGTGGCAAGGCGGAAATCGCTGGGTAAAATTAAAGCTGTCCACCAAAGCAATTAAAACCCTAGAAGTTAAGGGGTTAGAAGCAAAAGTGTTGAATGTTAAGAAAAATCCGATAAAAACAGCCCAAAATATGTTAAATTTTGGGCGGAAGATTAAAGTATATCTATTTAATAGTGATTATAAATTCATTTCCCAAGATTGTCAAAGATATCTTGAGAGGACTGCCAAAAAACGATTATCCAGTATTGAACAGTCGTCTGTTCTTTGAGTGCTGGTTATCTTATGCTATGGATAACAGCTTAACAAGTATGCGAGATTTATTTAACAGATTAAACAACACAGGATTTCCGGTAGATATTTCTACTTTCTCTAAAGCAAACTTACATCGAAGTCAAAAACCTTTTCAAGAAATTTACCAAAAATTAAATGAATTAGTACAGAAGAAAGTTCAAAAAAAGTTACATGATAAATATGCAATTTGTCCAATAGATTCAACAATTATTACTCTCACAAGTAAATTGTTATGGGTACTAGGACACCATCAAGTAAAACTTTTCAGTTCTCTAAATTTAGCTACTGGAAGTCCATCAGATAACTTCATAAACTTTGGACATGACCATGACTATAAATTTGGTTGTAAAATGATGTCTAGTCTACCAAATAATGCTGTTGGTGTAATGGATAGAGGTTTTGCTGGATTAAAATTTATCCAAGAATTAGTCCAAGAAAACAAATACTTTGTTTTGCGGGTAAAAAACAATTGGAAGTTAGAATTTGAGGAGCAAACTGGATTAATTAAAGTTGGTGCATCTAATGATGCTCAAGCCTATAGAGTGATTAATTTTTGTGATTTAGAAACGAAAACTGAGTTTCGATTAGTAACCAATTTACCAACATTAGGAGAGGCTGCCGTTAGTGATTATGAAATCAGGGATATTTATCGATTGCGTTGGGGAGTTGAATTGTTGTGGAAGTTTTTGAAAATGCACTTAAAACTTGACAAGTTAATTACTAAAAATGTTAATGGTATCACCATACAAATTTACGTTACTTTAATAGCTTATCTAATTTTACAGATATTATCTGTACCACAACAATGGGGACATACGCTATTAGATAAATTCCGCTATTTACAATCTTGTATGTGTCAGAAAATAAGTTATGTTCATTGGTTTGAAGAGATGATGTCATGTTGACTATTTTAGGCTTTTTAGAGTTAGTGTAACTAGATATGTAAACTTTTGTATCAGCATTCAACATTTCTGGGTTAGAAGCAATGGCAAAAGAAGCTGGTATTAACCTGAATCATTACTAATTAACCTGGGATTTTAGAACCTGAGACTATGTACGGGAGACAGGATAAGCGGCTTTGCCGCTATTCATCCTGGTTCCCTACCAAAATAGAACTGAAATTAGTGTTAGGCGACTCATTACCCAAAATTAATTCTAAATTACGAATTACGTTAGCGAGTCATCAAGCATCATTACGAATTATCCCTGTTGTATTTGCTTTTGTACCCAAAGACGAAAAGCTTTGAATGTTGCATTTCTGCCTCCGGTTATACTTTGCTCAAGATATTGAGTAATCGCTTCACCTAATTTAAATTGAGGAAAATTTAGGCTTTGCTGAGACTCTACATAATGACCATTTTGTAGAACATTAATTTGGAGCTTTCCTTTATTAAAACGCCAAAGTTCAGGTACTTTTAAAGCTTCATAAATATTAGGATGAGTGCGAGAAGTAATGTCAACTTCTATAGCTAAATCTGGAGGGGAGTCTACTGTTAAGTCTAGACGCTTCTTCCCACGAATCTTAGATTCATTTTTTATATAGAAAGACTGGTCAGGTTCTATACCTTGAGCCATTGCTTGGTTTTTGAAAGTTGTAGAACCAAGACTGATGAACTCAGTATTTAGCTCTTGCAGAAGCGCTTTGACTAAATCGCCAATAATTTCTTTATCATATTCATGTTCTGGCAGTGGTGCCATAATCTCCAGTATTCCCCTGTCATAAGCAATTCGTGCTACACGGTGTTCGCCTAAATCCTCTAGAATTGTTTCCAATTCCTGCCAGGTTACATCTCGCACTAACACTCTTTGTCCTGGTGGAACATGGATGCGCTTTAATTCCAACAACATCATCTCCACTCCCAGTAGCTTATATCTAAATTTAGCTTACTCTACTAATGCATTGCTCTAACTCTTCATACAAGTGTTAGCAGAGGAGCATACTTTAAAGAAAAAACCTCTGGGGACTCCAGAGGTTTTAGTTCCTGATTTAGTTTCTACTGGTTACTACAATTTGTCCTCAGTCATTTCCAGATAGAGAAGAAAATTATTTGATTTGAAACTAATTACGCCTAAGCAATCAAAGTAATTAAGTGCTTAAATATACTAATAAACAACTAAGGAATGACCTTGCACAAATCTTTATTGAACCAGAGGAAATTGTCAACTTTTTCAAAAATTTAGTAAAACCTATCTTTAGCTAGAGCAAATTATTCGTAAACACGTCTAGAAATCCTTTTTTGCGAAACTAGAATATTTTCATACTATAGATAGATATCTACATCATAAATATGGTAGATAGTAATGGATGTAGTTTTACTACTATGGACAGATGTAGACTTAATATTAATTCATAAAGTACTGTATTTTTTGGCAACCAATAAGTTAGGTCTCTTGCAATTTGTTCCGATAATAAATTTTAAATGAGCAATTATTATTAGAGTTTAAACTCTATGTTAAACTCTTACTCTTTTATTCAAATAATTTGTAATATTTTAGTGAAATTATTATCAAGCTTTGATAAATATTTTTTATTTTTTGTAAAAACTATTGACTAGATGTAGGATTATCCTTAAATAAGAAATAGTGGATTAAGATAAAGTTTGAGTAGCTGTCACTTCGGCGTTGCAATTTTATTCGAGATAGGTTCAAATTTAGGACTATCTACTGATGAGAAAGTCACTAGTTTTAGATAGCCTAAGAAGTAGATTCATATTCATACCTGACCTTGACTG
The Nostoc punctiforme PCC 73102 genome window above contains:
- the htpG gene encoding molecular chaperone HtpG, with the translated sequence MLEQGTISIHTENIFPIIKKSLYSDHQIFLRELVSNAVDAIQKLKMVSRAGDYAGDIGEPEIEIAIDKDKKTLSISDNGIGMTADEVKKYINQVAFSSAEEFIHKYEGKSDQPIIGHFGLGFYSSFMVAQKVEIDTLSYQEGAQAVHWTCDGSPAFTLEDSSRTTRGTTITLSLQGEEEEFLESARIKNLVKTYCDFLPVPIKLEGEVLNKQKAPWRESPSNLTQEDYLEFYRYLYPFQEEPLLWVHLNTDYPFIINGILYFPKMRPDVDVTKGQIKLFCNQVFVSDNCEEIIPQFLMPMRGVIDSTDIPLNVSRSALQGDRTVKRIGDYIAKKVGDRLKELFRDNREQYISAWKDLGTFVKFGVLNDDKFKKQIEDIIVFRTTAKLTEKVAAETPVVEVQSSDGDAWQDVTPSPSAENSTPSAPYTTLKEYLERNKERNENRVFYSTDEATQSTYIELHKNQGLEVLFMDSFIDTHFINFLEREYQDVKFTRVDSDLDNTLLEQDKDKEIVDPKTNKTRSETIKELFEKSLNKPKLNIRTEALKSDDPQGTPPAMVLLPEILRRLREMNAMMQQGTAEFPEDHILLVNTAHPLIQNLANLNQGTIIQGDGQSSTDQLVNLICQHVYDLALMSQKGFDAEGMKSFVERSNEVLTKLTEQASK
- a CDS encoding IS4 family transposase produces the protein MIINSFPKIVKDILRGLPKNDYPVLNSRLFFECWLSYAMDNSLTSMRDLFNRLNNTGFPVDISTFSKANLHRSQKPFQEIYQKLNELVQKKVQKKLHDKYAICPIDSTIITLTSKLLWVLGHHQVKLFSSLNLATGSPSDNFINFGHDHDYKFGCKMMSSLPNNAVGVMDRGFAGLKFIQELVQENKYFVLRVKNNWKLEFEEQTGLIKVGASNDAQAYRVINFCDLETKTEFRLVTNLPTLGEAAVSDYEIRDIYRLRWGVELLWKFLKMHLKLDKLITKNVNGITIQIYVTLIAYLILQILSVPQQWGHTLLDKFRYLQSCMCQKISYVHWFEEMMSC
- a CDS encoding Uma2 family endonuclease, which codes for MLLELKRIHVPPGQRVLVRDVTWQELETILEDLGEHRVARIAYDRGILEIMAPLPEHEYDKEIIGDLVKALLQELNTEFISLGSTTFKNQAMAQGIEPDQSFYIKNESKIRGKKRLDLTVDSPPDLAIEVDITSRTHPNIYEALKVPELWRFNKGKLQINVLQNGHYVESQQSLNFPQFKLGEAITQYLEQSITGGRNATFKAFRLWVQKQIQQG